A region of the Dysidea avara chromosome 9, odDysAvar1.4, whole genome shotgun sequence genome:
ACCTTAGGATATGGCAGACCAGTGACAGTGTTAAATGCTGGTAGCAGCTTCATTCCAACTTGTTCTGACATTGATAATAATTCACCATTGTACCATGTCAGCCGATCAACTCCATGAGCTTTCAGCCATTCAGCAGCAAAGTGAGCCCCCAGGAGACCACTAAAACAGAACAACAGTAATGGCAGATTACGGATAAGTAAGGACCTACCCTAATACTCTGATGCTTGTTTCAAATACAGACACTAACAAATCAGCGTCTAGTTGTACATTGTGGATTACTCTTTGTATGGCAATATTGAATTCATCTATTTCACCAATTACCTAAAATAATTGTGGGTAAACACATTATTAGTTATTATGAGACAAACAAATTATACACCCCCCACAAACTTATACAGAAACTTTTTCAATATGTATCAATATTTCTCCTGATCCTCCATGGAGGCTACTCACTTAGCCAGGAGACACCAAGTAACCCATTAACAAGCTAGAGTATATTTAGGCCAGGTGAACAAACCTCCAGGACAACAGGCACCAACTGGCGCCTGAATGTTCCCACAAAAATGTTGTTGGCTTGTAAGACCAACTTGAGGGAGTGGGTGATCTCCACCACATGTTCAGGGACAGGGGGCCCACATTACCATGAAGTGTTCTAGACCAATGATGAGGAGGAcattaaaacacacacacacacacacacacacacacacacacacacacacacacacacacacacacacacacacacacacacacacacacacacacacacgcacacactcaccGCTAAGGTGTCCAAAGTATCAATAAGGGTTAAGGAGAAACTACCTAAAGCATCATCCACATCTCCTCTACTTGGCTCCACACCCCTTACACGCCCTCTGCAACTTAATGGCATCAACTCATCAGCCGGATATGCGTGTTTCTAAGGTTTCAATTCAAAGCAAACAATGTGAAAAACCATAACTTCCTTTCTTTGTCACAGTTAACGTACCATGTATGAATTATAAGCATGATGGAACATTTCTTTAGATTTATCTCTAAACaacgaagaaaaaaataatGGTGAATTAAAGAAAGTGCAGTTTCTCACTTACCTGCACTTTTGTTTTTCACTAACACTCATTGTCCGTATCTCAACAATGGCGAATAATAGACACAATATAATTAAACCTCTTCTCTTCATCTTTATGATTTACTTTACCGTGCTATCCTTCGCCACATCCCACTCGGCATTATTtggataaataataaaatgCAGTAGCGCTAATAGTTTAATAAAACACGGATTTAGTATCCTATCGTATACGGCAACAGGGCGGCTTTAAGCGCCTCGGCTTAAACTCGAGGTACAACCGTTCCAGGATGTCTTTCTAATTGATAAACGCCGTGTGACGAAATCGGCCTAGAAGAAAGCGATACAGCAAGAATGTCTGCTCTCCACATCTGTTGGATAATATTCTGTTTGTTGGCGACTATCTACAACATACTAGTGTTGTTTAGAAATTATCTTCCTGCTGCATTGTACGACACGTTCGGATGGGGAAAGACTACAAGGGGAGCAACATCAGGCCTTACCGTGAAGTTATCACTACGAGTGCCAAAACGGTAGGTAGGAACGCATACGTATCTTTTCATGCTATCTGGCTCCGTTATTTGCAGATGGTTCACTCACTTCTATGCTTGGGGTGTCATCTGGGATTGCAGTATACTGGCCTACATCACTTGTGTGTACCTGGGACATGTACCATATGTATTGTGGTGGGTTCAAACTGCTCTCACATACATCACTGGACATGATACTGAAGTTGTGATAGCTGAACAACAGTGGAGGTTTGGGACGTGTCAGTTTGAAGTCGTGCTGGCTTTAGTACTGCAAACGCTGCAAGTGACAAGAAGGTTTTTAGAGTGTGTTTGCATCAGTGTGTTCAGTAGTAGCAGCAAGATGCACATACTACATCATCTTGTGGGAGTTTTCTTTTATACATGGAACGGACCAACAATACTCAGCCAATTTATAATGTGTAGGTTGTGATAGTTAAGTTGCTATATATCTATAGTCACATTTTTGTTACAGAATTATTGCTCTATAGGTAGTGATGAAGCTGACTCAAAGCTACAACTACATTGGTACCATTTTACTGGGATACTACTGTTCATCTTTGCCAGTTATCATCAGTACAAATGTCATTCTGTATTAGCTAATATTAGAACAGGTCGTGATAGTAGCACTTATGGTCTTCCTAAAGGTGACTGGTTTGAATTGGTGACCAGTCCTCACTATTTTGCAGAGATACTGATTTATACTGGAATTGCTATGGTCCAGGGATTCAAAAATGTGTGGACTATTGTTCCAGTGATAACCACCACCCTGCTACTACTGCTTGGTGCAAAGTTGACACACGAATGGTACACAGAGAAATACAGAGAAGAATGCTCAAAGAGACGTGTATTGATTCCTTAtatttattgatttgaaatgtaaCCTGAGATGTTATCTTTGTGTGAAGATATGTGTTTTCAAATACGATCACTTTAAACATTGATAGCGCAATCAATGGATGGATTTATTCTTGATGAACAAGTAAACCTATGGCAGTAACCTTTAGATCTAGAGCATGTGAGTTTACATGCCTAAATACCAAGTTTCAGCTGTATATAGTGAGGTAAGGTAATACTGTTCCGGCAATTGCTGCTAAAGTATAACACAGAAAGTCCTCCATCATTTCCCACCAAGACTAtgctatgtaatataatacacCTGCTATAACATTGATTAGTCCTATACTAGACTGCATAATGTATATACAGTGATGCAAAATACATGTTAGTTGTGAAGTCAACATAGTAACTAATTTTGATAAGCAAATACTTATTGTACATTGATGCATGCAGGAAAAATTTCATGCACTTTATAGCAGAGAAATAACGTGGACCTAGATTTTTTTAACACAAAGAGACctttttaattttaaaaggatAAAATTTGTAGGTTATGAGATAGCCTAAGGGAGAAATTTTTCAAGGTTTTTGGGGGTTAGCAGCAAAAATTACCACCATATACTCtattgtttgcaaatccacaaaatATCACTATGACATTTTATGTTGTTAGTTCCCATGCATGCATAATCTATGTGAGGGGGCGACAGTTGACATGCAGTGTAGTCCCTTCTGGGTTATCACAACATAATCAATGTGTGATttaaaaatgtcatatctcatcaCCTATAGATATGCATGTGAAAATCACACCTACAAATTTAGATATGACATTGTGGTTCTCCCATGCATCATCTACTGAAGGGGTAACTGTTGCCCCCTCAAATAGATAATGTATGAGAAAACTatgaacttaaaaaaaaaagtcatatATGATAATCGCAAATATGTATGGTAGCTAACTGCATGCTGGCAGAGTGGCTGTAAAGTTGAGTAAACATCcaaaatttaatattaattttaataaactTCCTTGCATCTTTAAttcaactgtacatgtatactgaAAGCTTTTGTTTTGTCAGCTAAATTGTGATAATACAAGGAAAACATTGAAAGCAATAGAAGCTATACATGCAGTTCAGGTGCAATTGCATCTAAAGCAGCATGGGTAATGAAAAGATGGGAAGAGCTAATCTCTTATACATACGTAGGAATTAACAAGCCATACAAGGACTCAAAATTATATTTGGTGCATGCTAAAAATTGATCATACCGTAGAACAGtagctaccctaatagaacatccaccaTTAAAACTCTAAGCTATAAGGAACAAACACCACTGTGTGAGCTGAAATTGAACCTTTTCTTCtcacctgtacatgtacactgttatCTCAAACACTCCAGCATACCAACTGCTTATACCTTTTATGCACTGTGAATTGTAAGACATCAATTTTATTGAAAGGCAAATGACTTAAATGGTAATTCTGCAAACTTAAATTGGtgcttgggttgaaatgcttaATTCCTTTTATAACTAAGGCATTAATTCTATAGTGAAATTTTAAGCATCTATAAAGTGAACAGGGTCTGCATGCAGGGGGCTGTGCCAAGCTCCACATATTTTAACAAAACTAAACATGAccagtatatgtatacattcCTTCTACTGGTCAGTATGTTgcatttgaaatgtagctatgtTATATTATCATACTGTAAATGATAAAAGTATACTACCACCTTAAAAATTCCAACTTCCCAAAGGAGATGCTTTACAATAACCACAGTGTAAATGAATTACCAACCATAAGTAATTTCCCTTCACTGGTGAAATAAATATTATTGAAAGCTCTTTAAAAGCAGTTGCAACATTTAAGTAGTCACTGCACTGGTTGAGGTTTCATTTTTAATGTAGCATCAGTTTAGACTAAATACTTTATTGGAGGTTGCACTCCAAGTAGACTCCTTGAATttcaactttgaactcaaaccatacATACTGCAGCATTATAATGCTGTGCCCTTTACTTGACAATTATTTTATATAGTGCTGCTAGAGAATATTGACTTGACCTAGTTAAAGTAGCTCTGAATGTTCATTCTCAGAAAGCTAAACTTgatattaaggctttacatcACCAGTGCTGAAGGTCATGCCTAGTTAAAAATATTATACTAAGTaattatgtttgaaaaggtgtgTGTAGGAAGGAGAAGAATTCATTGCTGGATTTAATTGGGCAGCCTTGATCCTGTAGCCATCCGATTTATGGTCAAATTAATGCTCACAGAAGTCTGCCAGGTGCATGGTCAGGATATCTTAAATTTGAAATTTTTTCTTGTGGGGGAATGCTCCTATATAGGGCATGCTCTGTATGATGTGTTTctagagttgggggtaactagttacttttgtaattaaGTTACGTAacggattacttttaaagtaactagtaatatactagttacttgctttgtaactagtaacttgtaactaggagtaattgtctgaaaagtaactaagttacaatggtAACTGATTACAATAGTTACGttgtaattatgctttaaaagcaagagcacttcaatttttgtgccatatatgctacagccacattaagtagacagattctgtgtactgttctctatgattcagcttgagtaacagacatATAGCCcggcaataattaaaactgacctgaaatagcaacagaattgttattttaagtgcacatatgtattgcatcccataatgatgcatatctgagcaaaattcatgttacaacagcaaaaaacaagtcataatttacctgactacgaaagtaactatagtaactagagtacttagttaccttttgaaaagtaactgtaactaagttacatgaaataaaagtaactagttacttttctgaagtaactaccccaactctgtcaGTGTTTCACACACTTTACTCTTAAACTATAAccacttatttatttattatcaatttttatgTCAACAGACAATTACAAAGGCAGCTTGTACAGGGTGCTCCCCACAGTcataacatatacataaataaACTAACATGATGAACaacaaatacaaaaacaaagaaCATAGGCATACACACACTAAATAATCAGAATTTGAAAACAAAAGAAAACTTTTAGTTTTTGCTTGAAGTACTTGCATGGCGGAAGCTGACAACACATCAAAAGGAATTAAGTTCCAGATAAACACACAATTAACAaaaaatgaataatgaaaagCATTAATGGAGGAGAGTACTGATTAAATGAATTGTCATGAGAATGGAAGATTATTCATCTGAAAATAATTTGAAAACTTGATAAGAGTAAACTGATTTATAGCAGGGGcggttttaggggggtttctggggtttccagaaaccctcTCTGAAATAGCGCTCCCCTACAATTCGTCTGGGTGATAAAATGTAGAAAGAGTTATACATACCGCATTATATTATGGGCTTTTCTATTgacaaaacttcatacttttgcctttgaaatcatcTTCACCGCATTCAAAACCACGTAGTGAcctctttttttggtcttcaatttgcagctaggctgaagttgcaattccagagaacccgaaaccccctctgaaatttctAGCCTGTATAAGATAGCATAGTTATAGCATCACAACACATGTATAATTACGTCTAAGCTCCAAAGAAGGCCTGACTTTAAAGTAAGTGGGTCTAACATCTGGTAATAGAACAGGCTAATAGGAGTTTAACTAGAAGTATCTTTAAAAAAAACATTACAGATAGAAGATTGGAAATTGATGGCGTCACATTATGATTTTAAAGGCATATGCTCTTATAGTTCAGGCCGCTTTTGATGCATAAATTCAAAGTCTCGTCTCACATCCTTCTGCTTCGCTGTCACGTTATGGAGTGCATGCAAGGATTACTTCAATCATAGATAAAGTGAATTGTGTTTAAGATACAAAGGAATTCTATGTAAGTTAGATCTGCAGCCCGGTagaatacatgtagctacaatgtagtATAATGATTAGAATACCCTATACATGTACTTCTACAGTactttagaaaatggtatgcagaaaaccctttgatctttgggagataatgaggtctttaaaatccaataTAGACCTCTAGAGAGCTCTAGAGAGGTTCTCTAAAAGGAGGCAGAGCAGATCAGTGAGCTTTCTtttatatacaacaatgtgaaaagtgattgtgggttaaCATTTTGTGCAAGCTATGATGACATGATGATGTttactaaacccacaatcgatccatCCATCTACTAGTATAAATACACCCACatcattttctaagtcagttagagaccaccCACTCAGATCTTCATTACTTTAAAAACCTTGGGTTTTTAAAATCATGAAGATCCTTGcggtaggtctctaactattacatattgtacagtacatgctaTATATACTGAGTTAAAAATAGTATAATAGTGTAAAGACCTAGCTGCTCCTTAAGGtaattaacattctgagattgaatttgatgGCAATTATGACTGAAATTTGCTGAGTTCAACATTGGAAGTATGAATGCTAATATAGTAACTATATATACTGAGCTAGAAAGAATAGAGTTAGCCTGTTAGATTTCcaaaaggaaattttgaaatatcAACCTTCTTAtagtgctgggcgatatagatttttcttattattattgtggTTAAATAAAGTGCTTGgcaaaggcagagcctgtataccagaaggccttataaaggcctgtGGGACACATGGTCCCACTAAAGATGTTTATAATAacttcactaagtatgtttgaaaagtaggagaaagaagaaaaaatccatgactggacctgggcaacctcgaacctgcagccatccgattaacactaAAACGCTTACAGGgatctgccaggcggtcaggatattttcttcttactattttcatgtattatGTCATAtttcatggcaaaatttattcacACTATGAAcacatatatcacgatatgcACTATACCCATAACAGTTGCATAGATTACTAGTTTTACTTAAGTCTTAAGGTTGAATCTGCAATACCTTTGTCATCTTTATCTATTACAAGTGTAATTGCATTGGCTTTTTGAACTACTGTTCTTAGTATTGACCATTGTAAACATATCTTTGTATTACCTAGCACCTTTCAAGTGGATGTACATGTTACCAGAATATCTAATGGTATAACTACACTCTCAATGAGGGTGCAGTGCAAGGCTTGGCAAAACTAGAGACATTATTTTA
Encoded here:
- the LOC136267782 gene encoding polyprenol reductase-like, producing MSALHICWIIFCLLATIYNILVLFRNYLPAALYDTFGWGKTTRGATSGLTVKLSLRVPKRWFTHFYAWGVIWDCSILAYITCVYLGHVPYVLWWVQTALTYITGHDTEVVIAEQQWRFGTCQFEVVLALVLQTLQVTRRFLECVCISVFSSSSKMHILHHLVGVFFYTWNGPTILSQFIMCSDEADSKLQLHWYHFTGILLFIFASYHQYKCHSVLANIRTGRDSSTYGLPKGDWFELVTSPHYFAEILIYTGIAMVQGFKNVWTIVPVITTTLLLLLGAKLTHEWYTEKYREECSKRRVLIPYIY